In the genome of Spea bombifrons isolate aSpeBom1 chromosome 11, aSpeBom1.2.pri, whole genome shotgun sequence, one region contains:
- the LOC128468301 gene encoding olfactory receptor-like protein OLF1: MYEGKQNLDLHNGSNNCATFMYIVGFHHDYGYQVLLSVVFSAAYVQVIVVNLFIITLGCSDPHLQKPMFFFLSNLSFVDLCFSSVTMPWTTYSFLTNNRIVSLQACVAQMYGFLSFTSTEFLLLSAMAYDRYVAVCDPLHYLLSMNRRICVLLVVSSWLVGFLDTAPHAWFALVACYCGSNQINHFFCDLTALWKLSCSETELIETITYVEGIFLGFGPFLLTLTSYVFIVNTILKIQSLKGRLKAFSTCSSHLTVVIIFYGTTLSMYMRPTSMFSLEDNKMITLIYVMVIPLLNPIIYSLRSKDLKEALWRTLQARSFRQ; the protein is encoded by the exons ATGTACGAAG gcaAACAGAATCTAGACTTGCACAATGGAagcaataattgtgccacatttatgtatatagtgGGCTTCCAtcatgattatggatatcaggTGCTTCTCTCGGTTGTGTTCTCAGCTGCCTATGTACAGGTCATCGTGGTAAACCTGTTTATAATCACTCTTGGATGTTCTGACCCTCACCTTCAGAAGCCAATGTTCTTTTTCCTCTCTAATCTCTCCTTTGTTGACCTCTGCTTCAGCTCCGTCACTATGCCATGGACCACATACTCTTTCTTAACCAACAACAGAATTGTATCTCTCCAAGCTTGCGTCGCCCAAATGTATGGCTTTTTGTCTTTCACGAGTACGGAGTTTCTTCTTTTATCGGCCATGGCTTATGACCGTTACGTTGCTGTCTGCGACCCTTTGCACTACCTACTTTCCATGAATCGCCGGATTTGTGTCCTCCTGGTCGTATCCTCGTGGTTGGTCGGCTTCCTAGATACGGCTCCACATGCGTGGTTCGCGCTTGTCGCTTGTTATTGTGGATCCAACCAGATTAATCACTTCTTCTGCGATCTAACAGCTCTTTGGAAGCTTTCGTGTTCTGAGACTGAACTTATAGAAACCATCACATACGTAGAAGGGATATTTTTGGGCTTTGGTCCTTTTCTGTTGACCTTGACAtcttatgtttttattgtgaaCACTATCTTAAAAATTCAGTCTTTAAAAGGAAGACTGAAGGCCTTTTCCACTTGCTCCTCACACCTGACTGTCGTGATAATATTTTACGGAACCACACTGAGCATGTACATGCGACCAACCTCTATGTTTTCCCTGGAAGATAACAAAATGATCACTCTTATATACGTAATGGTCATCCCCTTGCTTAATCctattatatatagtttaagaAGTAAAGATCTAAAGGAGGCTCTTTGGAGGACCTTGCAAGCAAGGTCTTTTAGGCAATAA
- the LOC128468302 gene encoding C-type lectin domain family 5 member A-like, whose product MTEEITYADLRFHHETGHTLNTLKPENKDSEVIQVYQEQEDTLAKNENLTNALKNIKNSLCLTSKDSQNASCMLCPVNWLYINGTCYYLSDEELSWGPSRRFCAHRNSTLLVINRKEEMEDLSNLFKKHSLDYVWIGLEFKGGEKWTWIDNTVDTIFNLRESRTSKCAQLYRLNTPYPENCDQQFLFICEKKALDMLMFI is encoded by the exons ATGACCGAGGAAATCACCTACGCTGACCTAAGGTTTCATCATGAAACAGGGCACACgttaaacacattaaaaccAGAGAACAAGGACTCCGAAG TCATTCAGGTCTATCAGGAACAAGAAGACACCCtggctaaaaatgaaaacttgacAAATGCCTTAAAGAACATCAAAAATAGCCTTTGTTTAACAAGCAAAGATTCACAAAATG CGTCCTGCATGCTCTGCCCGGTAAACTGGCTTTATATAAATGGAACCTGCTATTATCTCTCAGATGAGGAATTATCATGGGGACCGTCAAGACGATTTTGTGCGCATCGCAATTCGACGCTATTGGTGATAAACCGCAAGGAAGAGATG GAAGATCTCTCGAATCTCTTTAAGAAACATTCTCTTGATTATGTTTGGATTGGACTGGAATTTAAAGGTGGAGAGAAATGGACATGGATAGATAATACCGTAGACACTAT CTTTAATTTACGTGAAAGCAGAACGTCCAAGTGCGCTCAACTATACAGACTGAATACTCCTTATCCGGAAAACTGCGATCAACAATTTTTATTCATCTGTGAAAAGAAAGCTTTGGATATGTTAATGTTTATCTAG
- the LOC128468424 gene encoding basic salivary proline-rich protein 4-like codes for MKYLIFLALVVQGFAHLENRPGQRGPGKGHENRPPPGALPNSLPSRPPFNISEVPPSPLNISEMSPSPLNISGLPPFKNSSHERDEHHINDSKPPKEGSFNNNKKGQLPPRRPIRAVFGPVPPKSSNPPPLKQGQSNPPPLREKPEGTARPNFQSNFVAGNRGEKPKRFSRGIPSDNGGRVSPTGLPNNSGKPLKDNGSRPPKPEDIPPRGRQPGVSRSPPQGKPRK; via the exons ATGAAGTATCTTATTTTTCTTGCTCTGGTGGTCCAGGGCTTCGCGCATTTAGAAAACCGACCTG GACAACGTGGTCCTGGTAAAGGCCATGAGAATCGGCCACCACCCGGTGCCCTTCCAAATTCTCTCCCTAGCCGACCCCCATTTAATATCTCCGAGGTGCCCCCATCTCCACTTAACATCTCGGAAATGTCCCCATCTCCACTCAATATCTCAGGACTACCTCCATTTAAGAATTCATCTCACGAACGTGATGAGCACCATATAAATGATTCTAAGCCACCTAAGGAAGGTAGTTTTAACAACAATAAGAAGGGACAACTCCCTCCCCGTAGGCCCATTAGGGCAGTCTTTGGTCCCGTGCCCCCTAAATCAAGCAACCCCCCACCCCTTAAACAAGGGCAAAGTAACCCACCACCACTCAGAGAAAAACCCGAAGGAACCGCCAGACCAAACTTTCAGAGCAATTTCGTTGCC GGCAACCGAGGGGAGAAGCCTAAACGGTTTTCTAGAGGAATTCCTTCCGATAATGGTGGTCGAGTATCGCCCACTGGTTTACCGAACAATTCTGGAAAGCCTCTAAAAGACAATGGAAGCAGACCACCGAAACCAGAAGACATTCCACCCAGAGGAAGGCAACCTGGTGTCTCTCGTAGTCCACCTCAAGGAAAGCCAAGAAAATG a
- the LOC128468422 gene encoding uncharacterized protein LOC128468422 isoform X1 codes for MKYLILIALVAQSFAQLPLGPGPGNGPLPFGFPNAPLGQPSFSIPEGPLPPCNISRILPLLFNASGAPQPLLNQISGILPLLFNASGVPRLPLNISGILPLLFNASGAPQPLLNHISGILPLLFNASGVPRPPLNISGILPLLFNASGVPRPPLNISGILPLLFNVSGVPQPLLNHIAGFLPLLFNVSGVSRPPLNISGILPLLSSASGVPRPPFNISEILSVLQKVSGVLKPPFNVSEIMARLFNASAMPRLPCDISGMALPLLNALAADHSRDTSTRVQDTKSSLVNEFMNLLKGLQSPQRRSVRAAFGPSPPRSSNPPPLKDRQSNPPPFGGKPHGPARPNLENNVIAQGNQGEKPKRFSREIPAKVGVRAMPTGLPKNSLKPLRQENVQQINRGEKPKGILREIPVNGGAKVIPAGLPEDGVKDIPPKGRQRQ; via the exons ATGAAGTATCTTATTCTGATTGCCCTGGTGGCTCAGAGCTTTGCTCAACTGCCATTGGGACCCG gTCCTGGTAATGGCCCGCTTCcatttggttttccaaatgCACCACTTGGCCAGCCTTCATTCAGCATCCCAGAGGGGCCGCTACCCCCATGCAATATCTCTAGAATCCTGCCACTTTTATTCAATGCTTCAGGGGCCCCACAACCTCTATTAAATCAAATTTCTGGAATCCTGCCACTTTTATTCAATGCTTCAGGGGTCCCCCGACTGCCCTTAAATATCTCAGGAATCCTTCCGCTTTTATTCAATGCTTCAGGGGCCCCACAACCTCTATTAAATCATATTTCTGGAATCCTGCCGCTTTTATTCAATGCTTCAGGGGTCCCCCGACCTCCATTAAATATCTCAGGAATTCTGCCACTTTTATTCAATGCTTCAGGGGTCCCCCGACCACCATTAAATATCTCAGGAATCCTGCCACTTTTATTCAATGTTTCGGGGGTCCCACAACCTCTATTAAATCATATCGCTGGATTCCTGCCACTTTTATTCAATGTTTCAGGGGTCTCCCGACCCCCATTAAATATCTCAGGAATCCTGCCACTCTTATCCAGTGCCTCAGGTGTGCCCAGACCCCCTTTTAACATCTCTGAAATCCTCTCAGTGTTACAAAAAGTCTCAGGGGTTCTTAAACCCCCATTTAATGTCTCGGAAATCATGGCGCGTTTATTTAATGCCTCAGCTATGCCCAGACTTCCCTGCGATATCTCTGGAATGGCCCTACCCCTACTCAATGCCTTAGCAGCAGACCACTCACGCGATACCTCGACCCGTGTGCAGGACACTAAGTCATCTTTAGTAAATGAGTTTATGAACTTATTAAAGGGACTACAAAGTCCTCAACGTAGATCTGTTAGAGCTGCTTTTGGTCCCTCGCCACCAAGATCAAGCAACCCCCCACCACTTAAGGACAGACAAAGCAACCCACCTCCTTTTGGAGGAAAACCTCATGGACCTGCCAGACCCAATCTGGAGAACAATGTTATTGCG caGGGAAACCAAGGAGAGAAGCCTAAGCGTTTTTCCAGGGAGATTCCTGCTAAGGTCGGTGTCAGAGCAATGCCCACCGGTCTACCAAAAAATTCACTAAAACCTCTGCGACAGGAAAATGTTCAGCAGATAAACCGTGGAGAGAAACCTAAGGGCATTTTAAGAGAGATCCCTGTCAATGGCGGTGCCAAAGTAATACCTGCTGGTTTACCTGAAGATGGCGTGAAGGACATTCCACCTAAAGGAAGGCAAAGGCAGTAA
- the LOC128468422 gene encoding uncharacterized protein LOC128468422 isoform X3: MKYLILIALVAQSFAQLPLGPGPGNGPLPFGFPNAPLGQPSFSIPEGPLPPCNISRILPLLFNASGVPRLPLNISGILPLLFNASGAPQPLLNHISGILPLLFNASGVPRPPLNISGILPLLFNASGVPRPPLNISGILPLLFNVSGVPQPLLNHIAGFLPLLFNVSGVSRPPLNISGILPLLSSASGVPRPPFNISEILSVLQKVSGVLKPPFNVSEIMARLFNASAMPRLPCDISGMALPLLNALAADHSRDTSTRVQDTKSSLVNEFMNLLKGLQSPQRRSVRAAFGPSPPRSSNPPPLKDRQSNPPPFGGKPHGPARPNLENNVIAQGNQGEKPKRFSREIPAKVGVRAMPTGLPKNSLKPLRQENVQQINRGEKPKGILREIPVNGGAKVIPAGLPEDGVKDIPPKGRQRQ; encoded by the exons ATGAAGTATCTTATTCTGATTGCCCTGGTGGCTCAGAGCTTTGCTCAACTGCCATTGGGACCCG gTCCTGGTAATGGCCCGCTTCcatttggttttccaaatgCACCACTTGGCCAGCCTTCATTCAGCATCCCAGAGGGGCCGCTACCCCCATGCAATATCTCTAGAATCCTGCCACTTTTATTCAATGCTTCAGGGG TCCCCCGACTGCCCTTAAATATCTCAGGAATCCTTCCGCTTTTATTCAATGCTTCAGGGGCCCCACAACCTCTATTAAATCATATTTCTGGAATCCTGCCGCTTTTATTCAATGCTTCAGGGGTCCCCCGACCTCCATTAAATATCTCAGGAATTCTGCCACTTTTATTCAATGCTTCAGGGGTCCCCCGACCACCATTAAATATCTCAGGAATCCTGCCACTTTTATTCAATGTTTCGGGGGTCCCACAACCTCTATTAAATCATATCGCTGGATTCCTGCCACTTTTATTCAATGTTTCAGGGGTCTCCCGACCCCCATTAAATATCTCAGGAATCCTGCCACTCTTATCCAGTGCCTCAGGTGTGCCCAGACCCCCTTTTAACATCTCTGAAATCCTCTCAGTGTTACAAAAAGTCTCAGGGGTTCTTAAACCCCCATTTAATGTCTCGGAAATCATGGCGCGTTTATTTAATGCCTCAGCTATGCCCAGACTTCCCTGCGATATCTCTGGAATGGCCCTACCCCTACTCAATGCCTTAGCAGCAGACCACTCACGCGATACCTCGACCCGTGTGCAGGACACTAAGTCATCTTTAGTAAATGAGTTTATGAACTTATTAAAGGGACTACAAAGTCCTCAACGTAGATCTGTTAGAGCTGCTTTTGGTCCCTCGCCACCAAGATCAAGCAACCCCCCACCACTTAAGGACAGACAAAGCAACCCACCTCCTTTTGGAGGAAAACCTCATGGACCTGCCAGACCCAATCTGGAGAACAATGTTATTGCG caGGGAAACCAAGGAGAGAAGCCTAAGCGTTTTTCCAGGGAGATTCCTGCTAAGGTCGGTGTCAGAGCAATGCCCACCGGTCTACCAAAAAATTCACTAAAACCTCTGCGACAGGAAAATGTTCAGCAGATAAACCGTGGAGAGAAACCTAAGGGCATTTTAAGAGAGATCCCTGTCAATGGCGGTGCCAAAGTAATACCTGCTGGTTTACCTGAAGATGGCGTGAAGGACATTCCACCTAAAGGAAGGCAAAGGCAGTAA
- the LOC128468422 gene encoding uncharacterized protein LOC128468422 isoform X2, with protein MKYLILIALVAQSFAQLPLGPGPGNGPLPFGFPNAPLGQPSFSIPEGPLPPCNISRILPLLFNASGAPQPLLNQISGILPLLFNASGVPRLPLNISGILPLLFNASGAPQPLLNHISGILPLLFNASGVPRPPLNISGILPLLFNASGVPRPPLNISGILPLLFNVSGVPQPLLNHIAGFLPLLFNVSGVSRPPLNISGILPLLSSASGVPRPPFNISEILSVLQKVSGVLKPPFNVSEIMARLFNASAMPRLPCDISGMALPLLNALAADHSRDTSTRVQDTKSSLVNEFMNLLKGLQSPQRRSVRAAFGPSPPRSSNPPPLKDRQSNPPPFGGKPHGPARPNLENNVIAGNQGEKPKRFSREIPAKVGVRAMPTGLPKNSLKPLRQENVQQINRGEKPKGILREIPVNGGAKVIPAGLPEDGVKDIPPKGRQRQ; from the exons ATGAAGTATCTTATTCTGATTGCCCTGGTGGCTCAGAGCTTTGCTCAACTGCCATTGGGACCCG gTCCTGGTAATGGCCCGCTTCcatttggttttccaaatgCACCACTTGGCCAGCCTTCATTCAGCATCCCAGAGGGGCCGCTACCCCCATGCAATATCTCTAGAATCCTGCCACTTTTATTCAATGCTTCAGGGGCCCCACAACCTCTATTAAATCAAATTTCTGGAATCCTGCCACTTTTATTCAATGCTTCAGGGGTCCCCCGACTGCCCTTAAATATCTCAGGAATCCTTCCGCTTTTATTCAATGCTTCAGGGGCCCCACAACCTCTATTAAATCATATTTCTGGAATCCTGCCGCTTTTATTCAATGCTTCAGGGGTCCCCCGACCTCCATTAAATATCTCAGGAATTCTGCCACTTTTATTCAATGCTTCAGGGGTCCCCCGACCACCATTAAATATCTCAGGAATCCTGCCACTTTTATTCAATGTTTCGGGGGTCCCACAACCTCTATTAAATCATATCGCTGGATTCCTGCCACTTTTATTCAATGTTTCAGGGGTCTCCCGACCCCCATTAAATATCTCAGGAATCCTGCCACTCTTATCCAGTGCCTCAGGTGTGCCCAGACCCCCTTTTAACATCTCTGAAATCCTCTCAGTGTTACAAAAAGTCTCAGGGGTTCTTAAACCCCCATTTAATGTCTCGGAAATCATGGCGCGTTTATTTAATGCCTCAGCTATGCCCAGACTTCCCTGCGATATCTCTGGAATGGCCCTACCCCTACTCAATGCCTTAGCAGCAGACCACTCACGCGATACCTCGACCCGTGTGCAGGACACTAAGTCATCTTTAGTAAATGAGTTTATGAACTTATTAAAGGGACTACAAAGTCCTCAACGTAGATCTGTTAGAGCTGCTTTTGGTCCCTCGCCACCAAGATCAAGCAACCCCCCACCACTTAAGGACAGACAAAGCAACCCACCTCCTTTTGGAGGAAAACCTCATGGACCTGCCAGACCCAATCTGGAGAACAATGTTATTGCG GGAAACCAAGGAGAGAAGCCTAAGCGTTTTTCCAGGGAGATTCCTGCTAAGGTCGGTGTCAGAGCAATGCCCACCGGTCTACCAAAAAATTCACTAAAACCTCTGCGACAGGAAAATGTTCAGCAGATAAACCGTGGAGAGAAACCTAAGGGCATTTTAAGAGAGATCCCTGTCAATGGCGGTGCCAAAGTAATACCTGCTGGTTTACCTGAAGATGGCGTGAAGGACATTCCACCTAAAGGAAGGCAAAGGCAGTAA
- the LOC128468303 gene encoding olfactory receptor 1L4-like codes for MKTNGSFSSPSDFILVGFSNIPHLQVPMITAFFVMYLITIVGNLLIIAVILSEPNLHNSMYFLLSNLSFVDITYTSATIPKALSNYLSGDPSISFVGCFTQLYLFVAFASTEFLLLTAMAYDRYVAICKPLRYSQIMNREVCLLLSATSWILGFVDAAFSRFISLLDFCKSNVINHFSCDLRALFTLSCSSTKTIETVVLIECLLIGMSSFMLTLVSYVRIVSAIFQINSAFGRSKAFSTCTSHLTSVILFYGSMISVYVRPASVSSLEKDKFFAVLYIALIPTLNPLIYSLRNKEVKKAVRIFFTRKTGIISDVTLGLRSSVIPTHSGFIKDRRKAAQ; via the coding sequence atgaaaaccAATGGAAGCTTCAGTTCACCGTCTGATTTCATTCTCGTAGGGTTTTCAAACATCCCGCATCTACAGGTCCCTATGATTACCGCATTTTTTGTCATGTATCTTATTACGATCGTAGGTAACCTCCTCATCATCGCCGTGATTCTCTCTGAACCCAACCTCCACAATTCTATGTACTTCTTGCTAAGTAATCTGTCCTTCGTTGATATCACGTACACCTCGGCGACCATTCCAAAAGCGCTATCCAACTATTTATCGGGAGACCCGTCAATATCCTTCGTCGGCTGTTTCACGcaactttatttgtttgttgCCTTTGCTAGTACGGAATTCCTGTTGCTCACGGCGATGGCTTACGACCGATACGTCGCTATATGTAAACCCCTGCGGTATTCGCAGATCATGAACAGAGAGGTCTGCCTTTTGCTTTCTGCGACCTCCTGGATACTTGGCTTTGTAGACGCCGCGTTTTCCCGTTTCATATCCTTGCTCGATTTTTGCAAATCGAATGTCATTAACCACTTTTCGTGCGATCTCCGCGCTCTCTTCACGCTTTCCTGCAGCAGCACAAAGACCATTGAAACGGTCGTACTCATCGAGTGTCTACTCATCGGCATGAGCTCCTTCATGTTGACTTTAGTTTCATACGTGCGCATCGTAAGTGCGATTTTCCAAATAAATTCAGCGTTTGGGAGGAGTAAAGCCTTTTCTACCTGCACATCGCACCTGACATCTGTTATCCTTTTTTACGGAAGTATGATATCGGTTTACGTTCGACCCGCGTCTGTGTCATCTCTGGAGAAAGACAAGTTCTTTGCTGTGTTGTATATCGCCCTCATCCCTACGCTTAACCCGCTCATATATAGTCTGCGGAACAAAGAAGTCAAAAAGGCGGTGAGGATATTTTTCACCAGAAAAACTGGAATTATATCTGATGTAACTCTCGGCCTGAGATCTTCAGTGATCCCCACTCACTCTGGTTTTATTAAAGATCGAAGGAAAGCTGCACAATGA
- the LOC128468304 gene encoding olfactory receptor 13F1-like encodes MAYDRYVAICKPLRYPQIMNREVCLLLFCATSWILGFVDAAFSHFISLFDFCKSNVINHFSCDLRALFTLSCSSTKTIETVVLIECLLIGMSSFMLTLVSYVRIVSAIFQINSAFGRSKAFSTCTSHLTSVILFYGSMISVYVRPASVSSLEKDKFFAVLYIALIPTLNPLIYSLRNKEVKKAVRTFFTRKTGIISDVTLGPRSSVIPTHSGFIKGRRKAAQ; translated from the coding sequence ATGGCTTACGACCGATACGTCGCTATATGTAAACCCCTGCGGTATCCGCAGATCATGAACAGAGAGGTCTgccttttgcttttttgtgcGACCTCCTGGATACTTGGCTTTGTAGACGCCGCGTTTTCCCATTTCATATCCTTGTTCGATTTTTGCAAATCGAATGTCATTAACCACTTTTCGTGCGATCTCCGCGCTCTCTTCACGCTTTCCTGCAGCAGCACAAAGACCATTGAAACGGTCGTACTCATCGAGTGCCTACTCATCGGCATGAGCTCCTTCATGTTGACTTTAGTTTCATACGTGCGCATCGTAAGTGCGATTTTCCAAATAAATTCAGCGTTTGGGAGGAGTAAAGCCTTTTCTACCTGCACATCGCACCTGACATCTGTTATCCTTTTTTACGGAAGTATGATATCGGTTTACGTTCGACCCGCGTCTGTGTCATCTCTGGAGAAAGACAAGTTCTTTGCTGTGTTGTATATCGCCCTCATCCCTACGCTTAACCCGCTCATATATAGTCTGCGGAACAAAGAAGTCAAAAAGGCGGTGAGGACATTTTTCACGAGAAAAACTGGAATTATATCTGATGTAACTCTCGGCCCGAGATCTTCAGTGATCCCCACTCACTCTGGTTTTATTAAAGGTCGAAGGAAAGCTGCACAATGA